In Chryseobacterium camelliae, one DNA window encodes the following:
- a CDS encoding glycoside hydrolase, protein MKKLAQRIVLTAVSLLTGINAFGQLTTVRINKNTTYQKVTGFGGFVCSPQFGYNHMTTSEIQTLWGANSQAGYNIMRLYIPEDSNNWSSVLATAQLAKSMGLTIFASPWTMPAAWKTNNHVNAVYTDANGVQQIGYLKTANYQDYALYLNSFVTYLQNNGVNLDYISIQNEPDEMAQYQGCIWTPAQIANFVRDYGQLINCKVIAPESVGFTDNFRQCHAQPGDHG, encoded by the coding sequence ATGAAAAAACTTGCTCAGCGGATCGTCCTCACGGCAGTTTCCCTGCTTACAGGAATTAACGCGTTCGGACAGCTTACCACGGTAAGAATCAACAAAAACACTACTTACCAGAAAGTTACGGGTTTCGGCGGATTTGTCTGCAGCCCGCAGTTTGGGTACAACCACATGACGACTTCGGAAATCCAGACCCTTTGGGGCGCCAACAGCCAGGCCGGCTACAACATCATGAGACTCTACATCCCGGAAGACAGTAACAACTGGAGCTCGGTACTGGCAACAGCGCAGCTCGCCAAGTCGATGGGCTTAACGATTTTCGCCAGTCCGTGGACCATGCCGGCAGCTTGGAAAACCAACAACCATGTGAACGCGGTATACACCGATGCTAATGGCGTACAGCAGATCGGTTATCTTAAAACGGCCAATTATCAGGATTATGCCCTGTATCTCAACAGTTTTGTTACCTACCTGCAGAACAACGGCGTAAACCTGGATTATATTTCCATCCAGAACGAGCCTGACGAAATGGCGCAGTACCAGGGATGCATCTGGACGCCGGCGCAAATTGCCAATTTCGTACGGGACTACGGCCAGCTGATCAACTGTAAAGTGATTGCTCCTGAAAGCGTAGGCTTTACAGACAATTTTCGCCAATGCCATGCTCAACCAGGCGACCATGGATAA
- a CDS encoding VOC family protein, whose translation MNLNHINLVVKEVDQAVHLFTHCLGFSLIVNRNSKMAILENDHNFALVIWGQVLNKKEEVPEYPENFHIGFYQPDEEAVWEMYTKLKEEESLKLEAEPRKIRNTFGFYFYFEQLMIEISVNPFQEKTA comes from the coding sequence ATGAATTTAAATCATATCAATCTGGTCGTGAAAGAGGTAGATCAGGCCGTGCATCTGTTTACCCATTGTTTAGGATTCAGCTTAATAGTGAACCGCAACAGCAAAATGGCCATACTGGAAAACGACCATAACTTCGCCCTGGTTATTTGGGGACAGGTCCTGAATAAGAAAGAAGAAGTGCCGGAATATCCGGAGAATTTCCATATCGGATTTTATCAGCCGGATGAAGAAGCGGTTTGGGAAATGTACACTAAACTCAAAGAGGAAGAAAGTCTGAAATTGGAAGCCGAACCCAGGAAAATCAGGAATACGTTCGGGTTTTATTTCTACTTTGAACAATTGATGATTGAAATAAGCGTCAATCCGTTTCAGGAAAAGACTGCTTAG
- a CDS encoding glycosyl hydrolase 115 family protein produces the protein MKTIFNYFSLLVTLVLTTMVKAADPFISFVKTENSMVLKEGSSGLTLFSDSDSDKGILRAVANLQSDFQKVTGIQPHLISQNSGVNGMLIIIGEAGKSETIDALIKQKKIDGKSLMGKNEKFIIQNISDPFPGVSEAIVIAGSDKRGTIYGIYEMSQQIGVSPWYYWADVPVAKKENVYFKKGIYTDGEPAVEYRGIFLNDEEPSLGSWARATFGGINSKFYEKVFELILRMKGNYIWPAMWGKAFYDDDALSGPLANEIGIVMGTSHHEPMALAQTDWHRYIKRNNLPNVWDYSKNAEALQKFWKSGLERSKNWEKLVTVGMRGDGDEAMGEGTNISLLEKIVKDQRKIIADVTGKKPERTPQVWALYKEVQDYYDKGMRVPDDVILLFCDDNWGNVRKLPDLSKPLHKGGYGMYYHFDYVGGPRNSKWINISPIQRVWEQLNLSYEHKVDKVWVVNVGDLKPMEFPISFFLDMAWNPKQFNANNLFQYTEKWSAQQFGEKHAKEIAEMINTYAKYNRRVTPETLNWKTYSLENYNEFETVLNDYRALALKALRLKQDIPAEYQDAYYQLVLYPIDACSNLYEMYYAVAKNRELAAKKDPEANQYANQVKQCFERNAELDNYYNNVMAGGKWQHMMDQMRIGYKTWADGKENIMPEVTYVSEADIPKEKVFQEKNGYVSIEAEHFARLHNSDRIHWEVIPDFGKTKSGVTTFPQNAYPKADENVYLEYDMNFESKGEFEVQLLLAPTLNFNHNKGLRYEISFDGQAPQVVNFNGHYKGELGRWQSEHIIRSMTKHQIAQPGKHTLRFRVLEPGIVLEKILIDTVGLKPSYLGAPESDYTGK, from the coding sequence ATGAAGACGATATTCAACTATTTTTCTCTTTTGGTCACTTTGGTTTTGACGACCATGGTAAAAGCCGCCGACCCGTTTATTTCTTTTGTGAAGACGGAAAATTCGATGGTATTGAAAGAAGGCAGTTCAGGACTGACGCTGTTTTCGGATAGCGATTCGGATAAAGGGATTCTCCGTGCAGTGGCGAACCTTCAGTCCGATTTCCAGAAAGTTACCGGCATTCAGCCTCATCTCATTTCCCAGAATTCCGGGGTCAACGGGATGCTGATCATCATCGGCGAGGCAGGTAAGAGCGAGACCATCGATGCTTTAATTAAGCAAAAGAAGATTGACGGAAAATCCCTGATGGGAAAAAATGAGAAATTTATCATTCAAAACATAAGCGATCCGTTTCCCGGTGTTTCCGAAGCGATTGTAATTGCGGGAAGCGACAAAAGGGGAACGATTTACGGCATCTATGAAATGTCGCAGCAGATCGGCGTTTCGCCCTGGTATTATTGGGCAGATGTTCCGGTTGCGAAAAAGGAAAATGTATACTTTAAAAAAGGAATCTATACCGACGGAGAGCCTGCCGTTGAATACCGTGGAATTTTCTTAAACGATGAAGAACCTTCATTAGGAAGTTGGGCAAGAGCCACTTTCGGCGGAATCAACTCCAAATTTTACGAGAAAGTTTTTGAACTGATCCTGCGGATGAAAGGAAACTACATCTGGCCGGCGATGTGGGGGAAAGCGTTTTATGACGATGATGCTTTGAGCGGACCATTGGCCAATGAAATAGGCATCGTGATGGGAACTTCCCATCATGAACCGATGGCCCTGGCGCAGACCGACTGGCACCGGTACATCAAGAGAAACAACCTGCCGAATGTCTGGGATTATTCTAAAAACGCTGAGGCCCTGCAAAAATTCTGGAAATCCGGATTGGAAAGAAGCAAGAATTGGGAAAAGCTGGTAACGGTAGGAATGCGGGGCGACGGTGATGAAGCGATGGGAGAGGGTACCAATATTTCCTTACTTGAGAAAATCGTGAAAGACCAACGGAAGATCATTGCAGATGTCACCGGGAAAAAACCGGAAAGAACACCGCAGGTCTGGGCGTTGTACAAAGAAGTTCAGGATTATTACGACAAAGGTATGCGGGTACCGGATGATGTGATTCTGCTGTTCTGCGACGACAACTGGGGCAATGTGAGAAAACTTCCGGACCTTTCCAAACCACTACACAAAGGCGGTTACGGAATGTACTACCACTTCGATTATGTGGGCGGACCGAGAAACTCCAAATGGATCAACATCAGTCCGATCCAGCGCGTCTGGGAGCAGCTGAACCTTTCCTACGAGCATAAAGTAGATAAGGTTTGGGTCGTGAATGTCGGTGACCTGAAACCAATGGAATTCCCGATCAGCTTTTTCCTGGACATGGCCTGGAACCCTAAACAGTTCAATGCCAATAACCTGTTCCAGTATACCGAAAAATGGTCGGCTCAGCAGTTCGGTGAAAAACACGCAAAAGAAATTGCGGAAATGATCAATACTTACGCAAAATACAACCGCAGGGTAACACCTGAAACCCTGAACTGGAAAACCTACAGCCTCGAGAATTACAACGAGTTTGAAACGGTTCTCAATGATTACCGGGCTTTGGCATTAAAAGCATTGCGTTTGAAACAGGACATTCCGGCGGAATATCAGGATGCCTATTACCAGCTGGTGCTGTACCCAATTGACGCTTGCAGCAACCTGTACGAAATGTATTATGCCGTTGCCAAAAACAGGGAACTGGCTGCTAAAAAAGATCCCGAAGCCAATCAATATGCCAATCAGGTAAAACAATGTTTTGAAAGAAATGCTGAGCTGGACAACTATTATAACAATGTGATGGCCGGCGGAAAATGGCAGCACATGATGGACCAGATGCGGATCGGTTACAAAACCTGGGCCGACGGAAAGGAAAATATCATGCCTGAAGTAACCTACGTTTCCGAAGCGGATATTCCGAAAGAAAAGGTTTTTCAGGAGAAGAACGGCTATGTTTCGATAGAAGCGGAACACTTTGCCCGGCTGCACAATTCGGATCGTATCCATTGGGAAGTCATTCCCGATTTCGGAAAAACCAAATCCGGCGTAACGACTTTTCCACAAAATGCTTATCCAAAAGCTGACGAAAACGTGTATCTGGAATACGACATGAATTTCGAGTCCAAAGGTGAATTTGAAGTACAACTCTTGCTGGCTCCAACGTTGAATTTCAATCACAATAAAGGATTACGCTACGAAATCTCATTCGATGGGCAAGCTCCGCAGGTGGTGAATTTCAACGGCCATTACAAAGGAGAATTGGGAAGATGGCAATCGGAACACATCATCCGATCGATGACCAAACACCAGATTGCACAGCCCGGAAAGCATACGCTGCGGTTCAGGGTACTGGAACCGGGAATCGTACTGGAGAAAATCCTGATCGATACCGTCGGACTGAAACCAAGCTATCTCGGTGCCCCGGAAAGTGATTACACCGGAAAATAA
- a CDS encoding helix-turn-helix domain-containing protein, translating into MIHSTKNQLEYASLKPDGVLKDLVESIWMMKYHTDETEGSMIVPDGKIDVAFLAMEDGSFDIFISGIFTGPVIKPPFPKSTMGVMSFHPIAAEYIFQRSFADLKNNRQKLPGDYWGFCTNDLADFEHFYEKACNRIELQLTKEVDPRKLKLFELIYSSKGATTVKELSEQVGWKSRQINRYFNHWLGVSLKSYLNMIRFSNSLKQLKKGDFYPELNYGDQSHFIREVRKFAGVNPTFLNKNENDRFIQLSMMPEG; encoded by the coding sequence ATGATACACTCAACAAAAAATCAACTGGAATATGCCTCACTGAAACCTGATGGCGTACTGAAAGACCTCGTGGAAAGCATCTGGATGATGAAGTATCATACGGATGAAACAGAAGGAAGCATGATTGTTCCGGACGGAAAAATAGATGTAGCATTCTTAGCCATGGAGGACGGAAGTTTTGACATATTCATATCCGGGATCTTTACCGGTCCGGTGATCAAGCCACCGTTTCCAAAATCGACCATGGGAGTAATGAGTTTTCACCCGATAGCCGCTGAATATATTTTTCAACGGTCCTTTGCAGATTTAAAAAACAACAGGCAAAAACTTCCCGGCGATTACTGGGGATTCTGTACAAACGATCTTGCGGATTTTGAACACTTTTACGAAAAAGCCTGCAACCGTATTGAATTGCAATTAACAAAAGAAGTGGATCCCCGCAAACTCAAACTGTTTGAACTGATTTATTCCTCGAAAGGAGCAACTACCGTAAAGGAATTATCCGAACAAGTAGGCTGGAAAAGCCGGCAGATCAACCGGTATTTCAATCATTGGCTGGGGGTTTCCTTAAAATCATACCTCAACATGATCCGCTTTTCAAATTCCCTGAAACAGCTGAAAAAAGGTGATTTTTATCCGGAACTGAATTACGGGGACCAGTCCCATTTTATCCGGGAAGTCAGGAAATTCGCAGGCGTAAATCCCACCTTTTTAAATAAAAACGAAAACGACCGATTTATCCAATTGAGCATGATGCCTGAAGGCTAA
- a CDS encoding sialate O-acetylesterase, whose protein sequence is MKTGYFRSFLTFKILFLMAFFSHQLLFGKIKLPDLVSDKMVLQRDVELKIWGWADQGENITIRFRNETYNTSPDKNGKWSVQLKPQKAGGPFVMEINEITIRDILVGDVWLASGQSNMETPIARLTDRFPEINVSDFNKIRYFKVPTQNNVESVQENIAPGGKWFTGTASEVMNWTAFAYFYALEAYEHTKIPQGMLVSSLGGSAIQSWVSQEHLKDFPNDLIDKQALSALNSSKLDKGRNLWNQKDFNDADWQKAKVPGKWKDNGIQAKGTVWFRKNFELPASMDGKFARLYLGVMVDSDSVFVNGKFVGATSYTYPPRKYDIPGGILKQGKNTIAIQLTSNFGNGEFVADKPYKIVGDGVVVDLTGEWKYNIGRDMSKDEDYKSKLKNLRNTPSGLYNGMIYPIRDYKVRGAIWYQGESNAGQSENYAGLLKNLIENWREVFQWEQMPFLLVQLPNFMEKTNDPNVPSGWAGIREAQFKTSQTVPYTAMSVNYDLGEWNDIHPLNKKDMAKRLFLAARKLVYGEKLVSSGPVFKSMKVENSTVILSFDNVGKGLKSRNGALKHFAIAGSDKKFVWAEAKIKGNTVVVSSNEIKNPVAVRYAWSNNPEEANLENAEGLLASPFRTDDW, encoded by the coding sequence ATGAAAACCGGATATTTCAGATCGTTCCTGACTTTTAAAATACTCTTCCTGATGGCTTTTTTCAGTCATCAGCTCTTGTTCGGGAAAATAAAGCTCCCGGATCTGGTCAGTGATAAAATGGTGCTGCAGCGTGATGTGGAGCTAAAAATCTGGGGCTGGGCGGATCAGGGCGAAAACATTACCATCAGGTTCCGGAATGAAACTTACAATACTTCGCCGGATAAGAACGGGAAATGGTCTGTACAGTTGAAGCCGCAGAAAGCAGGTGGTCCGTTCGTAATGGAAATCAATGAAATTACGATTCGGGATATCCTGGTGGGCGATGTCTGGCTCGCTTCGGGACAATCCAATATGGAAACGCCTATTGCCCGGCTAACCGACCGTTTCCCGGAAATCAATGTTTCGGATTTCAATAAAATCAGGTACTTCAAAGTCCCTACTCAGAACAATGTGGAATCCGTTCAGGAGAACATTGCACCCGGTGGAAAATGGTTCACCGGAACGGCTTCAGAAGTGATGAACTGGACCGCTTTTGCTTATTTTTACGCGCTTGAAGCGTATGAACATACCAAAATTCCGCAGGGAATGCTGGTTTCCAGTCTGGGCGGTTCGGCCATTCAGAGTTGGGTCAGCCAGGAGCATCTGAAGGATTTTCCCAATGACCTGATTGACAAGCAGGCATTGTCCGCACTCAATTCCTCAAAACTCGACAAAGGAAGGAATCTTTGGAATCAGAAGGATTTTAACGATGCAGACTGGCAAAAAGCAAAAGTTCCCGGAAAGTGGAAAGACAACGGCATCCAGGCGAAAGGTACAGTCTGGTTCAGGAAAAATTTTGAACTTCCGGCTTCCATGGACGGGAAGTTTGCCCGGCTGTACCTGGGCGTCATGGTCGACAGCGACTCGGTTTTCGTCAACGGAAAATTCGTAGGCGCCACCTCATATACGTATCCGCCAAGGAAATATGATATTCCCGGCGGAATATTGAAACAGGGGAAAAATACTATTGCCATCCAGCTGACTTCCAACTTCGGGAACGGTGAATTCGTTGCCGATAAGCCTTATAAAATCGTAGGAGACGGTGTTGTGGTCGATCTAACAGGCGAGTGGAAATACAACATCGGCCGGGATATGAGTAAGGATGAAGACTATAAATCAAAGCTGAAAAACTTGCGGAATACGCCTTCCGGATTGTACAACGGGATGATTTACCCGATCCGGGATTATAAAGTCCGGGGAGCCATCTGGTACCAGGGGGAAAGCAACGCCGGTCAGTCTGAAAACTATGCCGGTTTACTGAAAAATCTGATTGAAAACTGGCGGGAAGTATTTCAATGGGAGCAGATGCCGTTTTTACTCGTTCAGCTTCCCAATTTTATGGAAAAAACAAACGATCCCAACGTACCAAGCGGATGGGCGGGAATCCGCGAAGCTCAGTTTAAAACCTCACAAACCGTTCCGTATACAGCAATGAGCGTGAATTATGATCTCGGGGAGTGGAATGACATTCATCCGCTCAATAAAAAAGATATGGCAAAGCGCCTGTTCCTGGCTGCCCGGAAACTGGTATACGGTGAAAAGCTGGTCAGCAGCGGCCCTGTTTTTAAGTCGATGAAGGTCGAAAATTCAACGGTGATCCTTTCATTCGACAACGTAGGAAAAGGATTGAAAAGCAGAAACGGAGCACTGAAACATTTTGCCATTGCCGGAAGCGATAAAAAATTTGTCTGGGCCGAAGCCAAAATCAAAGGCAATACCGTTGTGGTCAGCAGCAATGAAATCAAAAACCCGGTAGCGGTACGGTATGCATGGAGCAATAATCCCGAAGAGGCGAATCTGGAAAATGCAGAAGGTCTGCTGGCATCGCCGTTCAGAACCGATGACTGGTAA
- a CDS encoding T9SS type A sorting domain-containing protein, whose product MDNFEVYGGHQYGLMQSAYKQFQNNNKEIWQTEYLINWNPSNATPRDFSWNLDAFNFASSINNAMLGNVNAWIHYAAKRYYALMGDGSNGTTTGVMTKRGYILSHYAKYTTGKTRIAATWGDNTGVLQGSSYISLDGNQVVLMVINPSANAYNLKVDLPFYSTSGTKVLTDAQNNMATTPITMAQTFRPGVTINASSVMTFVFNKSADRPVSQMTGSDIRYNKIETMTTTNSSFGTGYNISNTTATFSNASPLISNNMTAANGYLQLNDRYNKMVLHVNSFTTAGQSYSDNTTLYYINSQGLTKSYNYGKITFPAGGNFDITLDISRQVLTDGCKGILGIRNSNYSSVLTLNLGDVYFNVGNEVASKFAGSYSDGDSNLMDALENGYYTSVDFRNTTGTTSANNWQPVSANSNNIYYVPASVTSSNNNVISGTAASNLVLSDQGKDFQVPFTFTSAAASYSRTFNGFEMLLLPFTATIPSGVSVYQLMPSATGISCSAITTGTIPANTPVLVNATGAITFQGTGNVSTPKAITVNQMNGVYNTIKVPANSYVLQTVNGTPQFSKVAAGSEPMINPFRAYLTEENTYTASVLPLSFTTLAARDLIAERNETNLYPSPAKNEIFIDLKTSGAASVFDAKGSLVIRETPLHSGKNRIDIGHLPAGMYLVEISQSGNKSVQKKFIKQ is encoded by the coding sequence ATGGATAATTTTGAAGTCTATGGCGGGCACCAGTACGGCCTGATGCAGTCTGCTTACAAGCAGTTTCAGAACAACAACAAAGAAATCTGGCAGACGGAATACCTGATCAACTGGAATCCTTCCAACGCGACCCCGCGCGATTTCAGCTGGAACCTGGATGCTTTTAATTTCGCATCCAGCATCAACAATGCCATGCTCGGAAACGTGAATGCCTGGATCCATTACGCTGCCAAACGGTATTACGCGCTGATGGGCGACGGAAGCAACGGAACCACGACCGGTGTAATGACAAAAAGAGGCTACATTCTTTCCCATTATGCCAAATATACCACCGGAAAAACACGCATCGCCGCAACCTGGGGCGACAATACAGGTGTGCTTCAGGGTTCTTCCTATATTTCCCTGGATGGGAATCAGGTAGTGCTGATGGTCATTAATCCTTCAGCCAATGCCTATAACCTTAAAGTGGATCTTCCTTTTTATTCCACTTCCGGAACCAAAGTGCTGACCGATGCGCAGAATAATATGGCCACCACGCCCATCACAATGGCACAGACATTCCGTCCGGGTGTAACGATCAATGCTTCCAGTGTGATGACTTTCGTTTTCAACAAAAGTGCCGACCGCCCGGTTTCCCAGATGACCGGAAGCGACATCCGGTACAACAAGATCGAAACCATGACGACGACCAATTCGTCTTTCGGAACAGGATACAACATCAGCAATACTACTGCTACTTTCTCCAATGCCAGTCCGCTGATCAGCAACAACATGACGGCAGCCAACGGCTATTTGCAGCTTAACGACCGCTACAACAAAATGGTATTGCATGTAAACAGTTTTACTACGGCAGGACAGAGCTATTCGGATAATACTACGCTGTATTACATCAACAGCCAGGGGCTTACAAAGTCTTACAATTACGGAAAGATCACCTTCCCGGCAGGCGGCAATTTCGATATTACGCTGGATATTTCAAGACAGGTGTTGACCGACGGTTGTAAAGGCATTCTGGGAATCCGCAATTCCAATTACAGTTCCGTGCTGACGCTGAACTTAGGCGACGTCTATTTCAATGTAGGCAACGAAGTGGCTTCCAAATTTGCAGGCTCTTATTCCGATGGCGACAGCAACCTGATGGATGCTCTGGAAAACGGCTATTACACTTCGGTGGATTTCAGGAATACGACAGGAACAACCTCCGCCAACAACTGGCAGCCGGTAAGCGCCAATTCTAACAACATTTATTATGTACCAGCTTCGGTAACTTCTTCAAACAACAATGTGATCTCCGGAACCGCTGCCTCTAATCTCGTTCTTTCAGATCAGGGTAAAGATTTCCAGGTTCCGTTTACCTTTACGTCTGCGGCAGCGTCGTATTCCCGTACGTTTAACGGATTTGAAATGCTGCTTCTGCCTTTCACGGCTACAATTCCGTCCGGCGTGAGCGTTTATCAGCTGATGCCAAGTGCTACCGGAATCAGCTGTTCCGCGATTACCACCGGAACCATTCCGGCGAATACACCGGTACTGGTGAATGCTACCGGAGCCATTACTTTCCAGGGAACCGGAAATGTTTCCACGCCGAAAGCCATCACTGTCAACCAGATGAACGGGGTATACAACACCATTAAAGTTCCGGCCAACAGCTATGTTTTACAGACCGTCAACGGAACACCGCAATTCTCTAAAGTAGCAGCAGGAAGTGAACCGATGATAAATCCTTTCAGAGCGTATCTTACCGAGGAAAATACTTACACGGCATCAGTCCTTCCGTTAAGTTTTACGACACTGGCAGCGAGAGACCTTATTGCAGAAAGAAACGAGACGAATCTTTACCCAAGTCCGGCAAAAAATGAAATTTTCATCGACCTGAAAACTTCGGGCGCAGCTTCCGTATTCGATGCCAAAGGCAGCCTGGTAATCAGGGAAACGCCGCTGCATTCCGGTAAAAACCGTATCGATATCGGCCATCTTCCTGCAGGAATGTATCTAGTGGAAATTTCCCAATCCGGAAATAAATCCGTTCAGAAAAAGTTTATTAAACAGTAA